One Paenibacillus riograndensis SBR5 DNA segment encodes these proteins:
- the rnhA gene encoding ribonuclease H, whose product MAKQKYYVVWEGKKPGVYGTWAECQAQTDHYTGAKYKSYESRAAADAAYKAGWKGNWGSGAAAAGAGKSKPASSYKRSTAEAAPAEIEYDSISVDVGTRGNPGPVEYKGVDTQTGDIIFSCGPISKGTNNLGEFLAIVHALALLKKEGSSRTIYSDSVNAMKWVKQKKVATTLPRDASTEEIWTLIDRAERWLQTNTYTNKILKWQTREWGEIKADYGRK is encoded by the coding sequence ATGGCTAAGCAGAAATACTATGTAGTCTGGGAAGGCAAAAAGCCGGGTGTATACGGAACATGGGCGGAATGCCAGGCACAGACGGATCATTATACGGGTGCAAAATATAAATCCTATGAATCCAGGGCCGCAGCGGATGCCGCCTACAAAGCAGGCTGGAAGGGCAATTGGGGAAGCGGAGCAGCCGCAGCCGGAGCAGGCAAAAGCAAACCGGCAAGCTCCTATAAGCGCAGCACAGCCGAAGCCGCCCCGGCAGAGATTGAGTATGACAGCATTTCCGTGGATGTGGGGACGCGGGGCAACCCCGGGCCTGTGGAATATAAGGGTGTGGATACGCAGACCGGAGACATTATTTTTTCCTGCGGACCTATATCTAAAGGCACCAATAATCTTGGCGAGTTCCTGGCGATTGTCCACGCGCTGGCCCTGCTGAAGAAAGAGGGCAGCAGCCGGACGATCTACAGCGATTCCGTGAATGCCATGAAATGGGTCAAGCAGAAGAAGGTGGCCACCACACTGCCGCGCGATGCTTCCACAGAGGAAATCTGGACACTGATCGACCGCGCGGAACGCTGGCTGCAGACGAATACATATACCA
- a CDS encoding TetR/AcrR family transcriptional regulator, with product MARSKEFDVDNVLGKAMNVFWQQGYEKTSMQDLVAGMGIHKRSMYDTFGDKHSLYIKSMERFADMTASRMEGRVEGVDSAKEAIRRLFDMIIYKQEMDPAGCLLVNSAVELANHDPETTSRVNDAFLNAERLLEQLITRGQASGEIAEHHRAADLAVFLHNALVGLRVMVKINPDPSKLQRIADTTLAVLD from the coding sequence ATGGCAAGAAGCAAAGAATTTGATGTCGACAACGTGCTGGGCAAGGCGATGAATGTTTTTTGGCAGCAGGGCTATGAGAAAACCTCGATGCAGGATCTGGTCGCCGGTATGGGCATTCACAAGCGGAGCATGTACGATACTTTTGGTGACAAGCATTCTTTATATATAAAATCCATGGAACGTTTTGCAGACATGACGGCCAGCAGAATGGAAGGGCGCGTAGAAGGCGTGGATTCCGCCAAAGAAGCCATCCGCCGGCTGTTCGATATGATCATCTATAAGCAGGAGATGGACCCCGCAGGCTGTCTGCTTGTGAACTCGGCTGTTGAACTGGCCAATCACGACCCGGAGACCACCTCCAGGGTAAACGATGCGTTTCTCAATGCGGAGCGGCTGCTGGAACAATTGATAACCCGCGGGCAGGCGAGCGGAGAAATCGCTGAACATCACCGGGCGGCTGACCTTGCGGTATTCCTGCATAATGCGCTGGTAGGGCTTCGGGTCATGGTCAAAATCAACCCGGACCCAAGCAAGCTGCAGAGAATTGCCGATACTACACTTGCGGTGCTGGACTAA
- a CDS encoding manganese catalase family protein, with translation MFQRMDEIMIEIPDVEKPDPNAAAAVQELLGGKFGEMSTLNNYLYQSFNFRSKDKLKPFYDLVMSITAEELGHVELVSHAVNKCLRGSTAYKQPDSTPLHAVKDARLSYHFLAGAQGAMPFDSMGNPWTGANVFNSGNLVEDLLHNFFLECGARTHKMKVYEMTDHPAARAVVGFLLVRGGVHVVAYAKALEIATGVNVTKLVPVPSLSNKSFTEAAKYEEKGVHTKLYTWSNKDFSSIGQIWKGTHPEDGLPLEVIQGVPEGVPIPEAPESKEEFAPGISAEEFKEIAKRLKMAGNIHD, from the coding sequence ATGTTCCAACGCATGGATGAGATCATGATCGAGATTCCCGATGTCGAGAAGCCGGACCCTAATGCCGCAGCCGCCGTACAAGAACTGCTCGGAGGAAAATTCGGCGAGATGTCCACACTTAACAATTATCTCTATCAATCTTTTAACTTCCGTTCCAAAGACAAGCTGAAGCCCTTCTACGATCTGGTAATGAGTATAACGGCCGAAGAGCTGGGCCACGTCGAGCTGGTATCGCATGCGGTAAATAAATGCCTCAGAGGCTCGACAGCGTACAAACAACCGGATTCTACCCCGCTGCATGCCGTAAAAGATGCCCGTCTGTCCTATCACTTCCTGGCCGGAGCCCAGGGGGCGATGCCGTTCGATTCCATGGGCAATCCATGGACCGGGGCCAACGTGTTCAACAGCGGCAACCTGGTGGAGGATCTGCTGCATAACTTCTTCCTGGAATGCGGAGCAAGAACACACAAAATGAAGGTCTATGAAATGACGGATCATCCGGCTGCGCGTGCGGTAGTCGGTTTCCTGCTCGTCCGCGGCGGAGTCCATGTGGTGGCCTATGCCAAAGCGCTGGAGATTGCAACGGGCGTCAACGTAACCAAGCTCGTGCCCGTCCCTTCCCTCAGCAACAAGTCATTTACCGAAGCTGCCAAATATGAAGAAAAAGGGGTGCACACCAAGCTGTACACTTGGAGCAACAAAGATTTCAGCTCTATTGGACAGATCTGGAAGGGCACCCATCCTGAAGACGGCCTTCCGCTGGAGGTAATTCAGGGGGTACCTGAAGGCGTGCCTATCCCTGAAGCGCCAGAATCCAAGGAAGAGTTCGCACCGGGCATTTCCGCTGAGGAATTCAAGGAAATTGCCAAACGCCTCAAGATGGCGGGGAATATACATGATTAG
- a CDS encoding LacI family DNA-binding transcriptional regulator, with amino-acid sequence MITIKDIARVAGVSHTTVSRALNGSPLIKKVTRDKIEKIAAEMNYVPNYSAKSLVTKRSFTIGLFFSSIEQGTSASFLVDAIKGISHILDENFNLTVNGIDGVHNFGNIQPQRFDGILVMSQSDEDNAFIYHVKKMGIPLVVLNRQLEDPGIMNVVANDREGVKEAIDYAVRQGHRKLAIIEGKPGFKSSSERKQGFMDSLIAHRLPLNSGYFAAGDYSIESGYAAMAALLQLEDPPTAVFCSNDDMAIGAMNACYAHKADVPGQISLLGFDDIMFSRYTNPALTTVRKPITEISELGTKMLVQLLQQPETQPQQLFVNTSLVIRQTVAEV; translated from the coding sequence ATGATCACCATCAAAGACATTGCACGTGTCGCCGGCGTCTCCCATACCACCGTTTCCCGGGCGCTGAACGGCAGCCCGCTGATCAAGAAGGTCACCCGGGACAAAATAGAAAAAATCGCTGCAGAAATGAACTACGTCCCCAATTACAGCGCCAAGAGCCTGGTGACCAAAAGATCCTTCACCATTGGCCTGTTCTTTTCCAGCATTGAGCAAGGGACCTCGGCCAGCTTCCTAGTGGATGCCATCAAGGGAATCAGCCACATCCTGGATGAGAACTTCAACCTGACGGTCAACGGTATTGACGGCGTTCATAACTTTGGCAATATTCAGCCGCAGCGTTTTGACGGCATTCTGGTCATGAGCCAGAGCGACGAGGACAATGCCTTCATCTATCATGTGAAGAAGATGGGCATTCCACTAGTGGTGCTCAACCGCCAGCTTGAAGACCCCGGCATTATGAACGTGGTGGCAAATGACCGCGAAGGCGTGAAGGAAGCCATTGACTATGCCGTCCGCCAGGGACACCGGAAACTCGCTATTATCGAAGGCAAACCCGGCTTCAAGTCTTCGAGCGAGCGCAAGCAGGGTTTCATGGACAGCCTGATTGCCCATCGCCTCCCGCTGAACTCCGGTTATTTTGCGGCAGGTGACTACAGCATTGAGAGCGGTTATGCGGCTATGGCTGCGCTGCTCCAGCTGGAAGATCCGCCGACAGCCGTTTTCTGCTCCAATGACGACATGGCGATTGGCGCGATGAATGCCTGCTACGCCCACAAGGCCGATGTTCCGGGGCAGATTTCCCTGCTTGGATTCGATGATATTATGTTCTCCCGGTATACGAATCCCGCCTTGACCACGGTCCGCAAACCGATTACGGAAATCAGCGAGCTTGGCACCAAAATGCTGGTCCAGCTGCTTCAGCAGCCGGAGACCCAACCCCAGCAGCTGTTCGTGAACACATCGTTAGTCATACGCCAGACAGTAGCTGAGGTATAA
- a CDS encoding tagaturonate reductase produces the protein MTQRLSRTTQPGLPQYPERMIQFGEGNFMRAFVDWQLQQMNQQGLFNGSAAVVVPIGQGIGGLMAEQDNLYTVLLNGIMQEQPVNSREIITSVSRVINPYSDYEAYLALAENDELEFITSNTTEAGIAYQPEDRLEDAPPSSFPAKLTALLYRRFELGKKGFVIIPCELIDRNGEKLKEIVRQYAAAWNLGEAFLQWLDDENTFCCSLVDRIVPGYPRGKAAELEAELGYLDKLMVTAEPFLFWVIEGPAWLSERLPLAKAGLNVVVTDDMTLYRERKVHLLNGPHTAMVPLAMMAGLETVEDVMNDETFYRFVRRLLDEELIPVLDLPQEELLSYADAVLERFKNPFIRHELASISLNSISKFKTRLLPVLLRYQQERGQLPPLITLAFAGLLLSYRGDRVKRQDSAEVLAVFDQAWSQPSTFTASILREVSLWGQDLTQVPGLTEAVDARLHQLQSSDSRAALQQLVRSEV, from the coding sequence ATGACACAGCGTTTATCCAGAACCACTCAACCCGGCCTGCCGCAATATCCAGAACGGATGATTCAATTTGGGGAAGGCAATTTCATGCGTGCCTTCGTAGACTGGCAGCTGCAGCAGATGAACCAACAAGGCCTGTTCAACGGAAGTGCGGCGGTTGTCGTGCCGATCGGCCAGGGAATCGGCGGACTGATGGCCGAGCAGGATAATCTCTACACGGTACTGCTGAACGGCATCATGCAGGAGCAGCCAGTCAATTCGCGCGAGATCATCACCAGTGTCAGCCGGGTGATCAATCCCTACAGCGACTATGAAGCGTATCTGGCTCTGGCCGAAAATGATGAGCTGGAGTTTATCACCTCCAATACGACCGAAGCCGGCATCGCCTATCAGCCGGAAGACCGTTTGGAGGATGCGCCTCCCTCAAGCTTTCCTGCCAAGCTGACCGCCCTTCTCTACAGACGGTTTGAGCTGGGCAAAAAAGGTTTCGTCATCATTCCCTGCGAGCTGATTGACCGCAATGGGGAAAAGCTGAAGGAAATTGTCCGGCAATACGCCGCAGCATGGAACCTGGGTGAAGCGTTCCTGCAGTGGCTGGATGACGAGAACACCTTCTGCTGCAGTCTGGTTGACCGGATTGTTCCGGGCTATCCGCGCGGCAAGGCCGCTGAGCTGGAAGCGGAGCTGGGCTACCTCGACAAGCTGATGGTAACCGCAGAGCCGTTCCTCTTCTGGGTCATTGAAGGTCCGGCATGGCTGTCCGAGCGGCTTCCGCTGGCGAAGGCCGGACTTAACGTAGTCGTTACGGATGACATGACCCTCTACCGCGAGCGCAAGGTTCACCTGCTGAATGGGCCGCATACGGCCATGGTTCCCCTCGCCATGATGGCAGGGCTTGAAACCGTGGAGGATGTGATGAACGATGAAACGTTCTACCGCTTTGTGCGCAGGCTTTTGGATGAAGAACTGATTCCGGTGCTGGATCTGCCGCAAGAAGAGCTTCTCTCTTACGCTGACGCTGTGCTGGAGCGCTTCAAAAACCCGTTCATCCGCCACGAGCTGGCCTCGATTTCACTGAACAGCATCTCCAAGTTTAAAACACGGCTTCTCCCTGTGCTCCTCCGGTATCAGCAGGAACGCGGCCAGCTGCCGCCGCTGATTACACTGGCTTTTGCCGGGCTGCTGCTAAGCTACCGGGGCGACCGCGTGAAGCGTCAGGACAGTGCCGAGGTGCTGGCGGTTTTTGATCAGGCCTGGAGCCAGCCCTCCACCTTCACTGCTTCAATTCTTAGAGAAGTCAGCCTGTGGGGCCAGGATCTGACACAGGTGCCTGGTCTTACTGAAGCTGTTGATGCCCGGCTGCACCAGCTCCAGAGCTCCGACAGCCGTGCCGCACTGCAGCAGTTGGTCCGTTCAGAAGTTTAA
- a CDS encoding UxaA family hydrolase has product MKRLMKMNPRDTVAVALRPIASGEVLSFEGLSLTAAQDIPQGHKIALTSFAEGDVITKYGYPIGHAVEEIRAGDWIHTHNIKTNLSGEEEYEYLPDLHPVTYPKRGLTFQGYRRANGKVGIRNDLFIIPTVGCVNGIAEQMLQEFKAEHPDLGGFDNFTVLKHPYGCSQLGDDHRMTRSILLDAVNHPNAGGVLVFGLGCENNIVSEFRSMLGDYDGSRVKFLVAQEVGDEVEAGLALLEELYEAAKNDVREPVPLSELNIGLKCGGSDGFSGITANPLLGAFSDFIISQGGTSVLTEVPEMFGAEKMLMARAENREVFEDIVSLINNFKQYFLSYGEPVYENPSPGNKAGGISTLEDKSLGCTQKAGSSPVVDVLDYGVKLRRKGLSLLQAPGNDLVAASALAASDCQLVLFTTGRGTPFGSFVPTVKVATNNDLFAKKGHWMDFNAGPLLERPMADVLEEFIAYIIDVASGQKTRNEQNEVRELAIFKTGVTL; this is encoded by the coding sequence ATGAAACGATTAATGAAAATGAATCCCCGGGATACAGTAGCCGTCGCGCTGCGTCCGATTGCCTCCGGTGAAGTACTTTCCTTTGAAGGGCTTAGTCTCACAGCCGCCCAGGATATTCCGCAGGGCCATAAAATCGCCTTAACAAGCTTCGCCGAGGGCGATGTCATTACCAAATACGGATACCCGATCGGGCATGCGGTGGAGGAGATCCGGGCGGGTGACTGGATTCATACACATAACATCAAAACCAATCTGTCCGGAGAAGAAGAATATGAATATCTTCCCGACCTGCATCCGGTTACCTATCCAAAACGCGGCCTGACGTTCCAGGGCTACCGCAGGGCGAACGGCAAGGTCGGCATCCGCAACGATCTGTTCATCATCCCTACAGTTGGCTGCGTGAACGGCATTGCCGAGCAGATGCTGCAGGAGTTCAAGGCAGAGCACCCCGACCTGGGCGGTTTTGACAACTTCACTGTGCTTAAGCACCCTTACGGCTGCTCGCAGCTTGGCGACGACCACCGCATGACCCGCAGTATCCTGCTGGATGCCGTTAACCATCCCAACGCCGGGGGCGTGCTTGTCTTCGGCTTGGGCTGCGAGAATAATATCGTCTCCGAATTCCGCAGCATGCTGGGCGACTATGACGGGAGCCGGGTCAAATTCCTCGTCGCCCAAGAGGTGGGCGATGAGGTAGAAGCCGGTCTGGCCCTGCTTGAAGAGCTGTACGAGGCCGCAAAAAATGATGTCCGCGAGCCCGTTCCGCTCAGCGAGCTGAACATCGGGCTGAAATGCGGCGGCTCCGATGGATTCTCCGGCATTACTGCGAATCCGCTGCTGGGCGCTTTTTCCGACTTCATTATCTCCCAAGGCGGAACCTCCGTGCTGACCGAGGTCCCTGAAATGTTCGGAGCGGAGAAGATGCTCATGGCACGTGCGGAGAACCGTGAGGTCTTTGAAGACATCGTTTCCCTGATCAATAACTTCAAGCAGTATTTCCTCTCATACGGTGAACCGGTGTACGAGAATCCTTCTCCCGGCAACAAAGCCGGAGGAATCAGCACGCTCGAAGACAAATCGCTGGGTTGTACGCAAAAGGCCGGCAGCTCGCCTGTTGTGGATGTGCTGGATTACGGGGTGAAGCTGCGCCGCAAAGGTCTCAGTCTCCTGCAAGCCCCGGGCAATGACCTGGTGGCAGCCTCCGCCCTCGCCGCTTCGGATTGCCAGCTTGTGCTTTTTACGACCGGCCGGGGAACACCGTTCGGCAGCTTTGTGCCTACGGTCAAGGTGGCGACCAACAATGACCTTTTTGCCAAAAAGGGCCACTGGATGGACTTCAATGCCGGACCGCTGCTGGAGCGTCCGATGGCCGATGTGCTGGAGGAATTTATCGCCTACATTATCGATGTGGCCAGCGGCCAAAAAACACGCAACGAGCAAAACGAAGTGCGCGAGCTGGCCATTTTCAAAACCGGAGTTACGCTCTAA
- the uxaC gene encoding glucuronate isomerase has protein sequence MFLNDDFLLTSETARLLFHNHAKTMPIIDYHCHLDPKEIYEDKAFRNLTEAWLAGDHYKWRLMRANGIPESHITGEASDYDKFLAWARTLPKAVGNPLYSWTHLELRRFFGINETLNEASAPAIWEEVNRKLAEPAYTRRSLIRNSKVKTVCTTDDPADSLEYHRLLKESEQDFQVFPTFRPDKALNIDADGFTTWLTRLGEAAGVAVTTYAALVEALRSRVDFFHQNGCRLSDHALDVLRYQAAGEASQLERIFTKRLEGAVLSPEEITVYRTELLSELIGMYHDKNWTMQLHLHAFRNNNTPMFRRLGPDTGYDGINDLSLAEALSQLLDRAECGKGLPKTILYSLNPGDYPALLALMGCYQKDTAGKLQLGSGWWYNDTRDGMRRQLTLLADNSLLGNFVGMLTDSRSFLSYTRHEYFRRVLCELLGELADRGEAPDDLALLGQLVEDIAYNNAAGYFGFEARSAAKLQHR, from the coding sequence ATGTTTTTAAATGACGATTTTCTGTTGACCAGCGAAACGGCGCGCCTGCTCTTTCATAATCATGCCAAAACCATGCCGATCATCGATTACCATTGCCACCTCGACCCGAAGGAAATCTATGAAGACAAGGCCTTCCGCAACCTGACTGAAGCCTGGCTGGCCGGGGATCATTACAAATGGCGGCTGATGCGGGCCAACGGGATTCCGGAATCCCATATCACCGGAGAGGCATCGGATTATGACAAATTCCTGGCCTGGGCCCGTACGCTCCCCAAGGCTGTCGGCAACCCGCTGTACAGCTGGACCCACCTGGAACTGCGCCGGTTCTTCGGGATTAACGAGACGCTGAATGAGGCTTCCGCCCCTGCCATCTGGGAGGAAGTGAACCGCAAGCTTGCTGAGCCTGCGTACACCCGGCGGAGCCTGATCCGGAATTCCAAGGTTAAAACCGTCTGCACCACCGATGATCCGGCGGATTCCCTGGAATATCACCGGCTGCTGAAGGAGTCGGAGCAGGACTTTCAGGTCTTTCCGACCTTCCGCCCCGATAAGGCGCTTAATATCGATGCCGATGGCTTCACCACTTGGCTGACCCGGCTGGGGGAAGCTGCCGGAGTAGCTGTAACCACGTATGCTGCGCTGGTTGAAGCCTTGCGGAGCCGTGTGGATTTTTTCCATCAGAACGGCTGCCGGCTGTCCGACCATGCGCTGGATGTGCTGCGTTATCAGGCGGCAGGTGAAGCTTCACAGCTGGAGCGGATTTTCACCAAACGTCTGGAAGGCGCGGTGTTGTCTCCGGAAGAGATTACAGTCTACCGGACAGAGCTGCTGTCGGAGCTGATTGGAATGTACCATGATAAAAACTGGACCATGCAGCTGCACCTGCACGCTTTCCGCAACAATAATACGCCGATGTTCCGGCGGCTGGGCCCGGATACCGGTTACGACGGAATTAACGACCTGTCATTGGCTGAGGCGCTCTCGCAGCTGCTGGACCGGGCCGAATGCGGCAAGGGATTGCCGAAGACCATCCTCTATTCACTGAATCCGGGGGATTACCCTGCCCTGCTTGCGCTGATGGGCTGCTATCAAAAGGATACCGCAGGCAAGCTTCAGCTCGGCTCCGGCTGGTGGTATAACGATACCCGCGACGGGATGCGCCGCCAGCTGACCCTGCTGGCCGACAACAGCCTGCTGGGCAATTTTGTCGGCATGCTCACCGATTCGCGCAGCTTCCTCTCGTATACACGCCACGAGTATTTCCGGCGCGTGCTCTGTGAGCTGCTGGGTGAACTGGCCGATCGCGGGGAAGCGCCGGACGATCTGGCCCTGCTTGGACAGTTGGTCGAGGATATCGCCTACAACAATGCCGCCGGCTACTTTGGCTTCGAAGCCCGCAGCGCAGCCAAGCTGCAGCACAGGTAG
- a CDS encoding rhamnogalacturonan acetylesterase gives MPTLYIAGDSTAAQKGGGEKPMAGWGEFLQEHFSPEIAVDNRAVNGRSTRSFLAEGRLEDIGKDFQCGDYLLIQFGHNDQKVEDPARYTDPAAEYRRNLLTFIEFARSRGGSPVLLTSVSRRRFTAGGEPDPLAVGLYPEAVREVAAQTGTPLLDIFASSQQLYRGLGVDGSRQLFMHLPAGGHPNYPQGITDDTHFCKQGAARIADLVAEAISQSAELAALHAHLRQPGSWSPRIYLGFPV, from the coding sequence ATGCCTACGCTGTATATTGCCGGTGACTCCACCGCTGCCCAGAAAGGCGGAGGCGAAAAGCCGATGGCCGGCTGGGGTGAATTCCTTCAGGAGCATTTCAGCCCTGAGATTGCCGTAGACAACCGGGCGGTTAACGGACGCAGCACCCGCTCCTTCCTGGCGGAAGGACGGCTTGAAGATATCGGCAAGGACTTCCAGTGCGGCGACTACCTGCTGATCCAGTTCGGACACAATGACCAGAAGGTAGAGGACCCCGCCCGTTATACCGATCCCGCTGCGGAGTACCGCCGGAATCTGCTCACGTTCATCGAATTCGCCCGCAGCCGCGGCGGATCCCCTGTTCTGCTGACCTCGGTCAGCCGCCGCCGGTTCACTGCAGGCGGCGAACCTGACCCGCTCGCGGTCGGGCTGTACCCGGAAGCGGTGCGTGAGGTTGCAGCGCAGACCGGCACGCCGCTGCTTGATATTTTTGCCTCCTCCCAGCAGTTGTACCGCGGGCTGGGAGTGGACGGCTCGCGGCAGCTGTTCATGCATCTGCCTGCAGGCGGGCATCCCAATTATCCGCAGGGCATCACGGATGATACGCATTTCTGCAAACAAGGCGCCGCCCGCATAGCTGACCTGGTCGCGGAGGCGATCTCGCAGTCGGCAGAGCTGGCCGCCTTGCATGCACACTTGCGGCAGCCAGGGTCTTGGAGTCCACGCATATACTTAGGATTTCCCGTATAA